A window of Ovis canadensis isolate MfBH-ARS-UI-01 breed Bighorn chromosome X, ARS-UI_OviCan_v2, whole genome shotgun sequence contains these coding sequences:
- the ERCC6L gene encoding DNA excision repair protein ERCC-6-like, with protein sequence MEVSRGFSEAGPLSPEQAASYLRYVKEAKEATKNGDLEEALKLFNLAKDIFPNEKVMSRIQKIQEALEELAEHGDDEFIDVCNSGLLLYQELHNQLYEYQKEGVAFLYSLYRDGRKGGILADDMGLGKTVQIIAFLSGMFDASLVNHVLLIMPTSLISIWLREFVKWTPGMRVKTFHGPSKDERTRNLCRIQQRNGVIITTYQMLINNWQQLSSLNGQEFLWDYVILDEAHKIKTSSTKSAICARAIPASNRILLTGTPIQNNLQELWSLFDFACQGSLLGTLRTFKMEYENPITRAREKDATPEEKALGFKISENLMAIIKPYFLRRTKEEVQKKKSSNPEAQLSEKSPDVGAICEMPSLSRKNDLIIWIRLVPLQEEIYRKFVSLDHIKELLMETRSPLAELGVLKKLCDHPRLLSARACGLLNLGAAKFSVQDEIEGEDSSDVDHIDQISDDTLMEESGKMVFLMDLLKKLRDEGHQTLVFSQSRRILNIIERLLKNRHFKILRIDGTITHLVEREKRISLFQQNKDYSVFLLTTQVGGVGLTLTAASRVVIFDPSWNPATDAQAVDRVYRIGQKENVVVYRLITCGTVEEKIYRRQVFKDSLIRQTTGDKKNPFRYFSKQELRELFTIEDFQNSATQLQLQSLHAAQRRSDKNLDEHIAFLHSLRIAGISDHDLMYTRDLSVKEELDVIKDSHYIQQRVQKAQFLVECESQNTELLMERQKTGNEGIWLREPVYQTKKKHPEVNKPQPQPSSRLPIYHTQEEEISSLMASVIIDDLPKEGEKDLSRTKMNDTIPQDGKHPCVSTFDDDFVTSLPKGCGDIEEIFPDSLSGMALQKEASQEGFMQESEQESPLGSFNYLPSKSASVDLGPNLDQLEDDEILHHCNPSPANPKTKEYQRPESNVSVIKIADDDLAAAHSALQDAQTNEAKLEEEPLASSAQYACDFNLFLEDSADNGQNLSSQFLEHVEKENSLCGSAANSRAESVHSKACLSVDLSEEDDEPEIVYVKIRRKARRIDSDDEGEHTFKDTSSTNPFNTSPFPFLSVKQFDASTPKNDISPPGSFFSPKISESINKSVNSRRSLASRRSLINVVLDHVEDMEERLDNSSEAKVVEDNLEEGAEESGDEAPEHTKEDPSRETLSSENKSSQLSTSKPGALAQETSPGDPEPLSGGQLVDSPQDEAMEAVNDYDTLVLHGKELKECGKIQEALDCLVKALDIKSSDPEVMLMTLSLYKQLNKT encoded by the exons ATGGAGGTGTCCCGAGGTTTTTCGGAAGCTGGGCCCTTAAGCCCGGAGCAGGCTGCCAGTTACCTGAG ATATGTGAAGGAGGCCAAAGAAGCAACTAAGAATGGAGATCTGGAAGAAGCACTTAAACTTTTCAACTTGGCAAAGGACATTTTTCCTAACGAAAAGGTGATGAGCAGAATCCAAAAAATACAGGAAGCCTTGGAGGAGTTGGCAGAACATGGAGATGATGAATTCATAGATGTGTGCAACTCTGGCCTGCTGCTTTATCAAGAACTGCACAACCAACTATATGAGTACCAGAAGGAAGGTGTAGCTTTCCTCTATAGCCTGTATAGGGATGGAAGGAAAGGTGGCATTCTGGCAGACGATATGGGGTTAGGAAAGACTGTTCAAATTATTGCTTTCCTTTCTGGTATGTTTGATGCTTCACTTGTGAACCATGTGCTTCTGATCATGCCAACCAGTCTTATCAGCATATGGCTAAGAGAATTTGTCAAGTGGACTCCAGGAATGAGAGTCAAAACCTTTCATGGTCCTAGCAAGGATGAACGTACCAGAAACCTCTGTCGGATTCAGCAAAGGAATGGTGTCATTATCACCACATACCAAATGTTAATCAATAATTGGCAGCAGCTTTCCAGCTTGAATGGCCAAGAGTTTTTGTGGGACTATGTCATCCTTGATGAAgcacataaaataaaaacctcaTCTACCAAGTCAGCAATATGTGCTCGTGCAATCCCTGCCAGTAATCGCATCCTCCTCACAGGAACCCCAATCCAGAATAATTTACAAGAACTATGGTCCCTATTTGATTTTGCTTGTCAAGGGTCCCTGCTAGGAAcattaagaacttttaaaatggaGTATGAAAATCCTATTACTAGAGCAAGAGAGAAGGATGCTACCCCAGAGGAAAAAGCTTTGGgatttaaaatatctgaaaacttAATGGCAATCATAAAGCCCTATTTTCTCAGGAGGACTAAAGAAGAGGTACAGAAGAAAAAGTCAAGCAACCCAGAGGCCCAGCTTAGTGAAAAGAGTCCAGATGTTGGTGCCATATGTGAAATGCCTTCCCTTTCCAGGaaaaatgatttaattatttGGATACGTCTTGTACCTTTACAAGAAGAAATATACAGGAAATTTGTGTCTCTAGATCATATCAAGGAGTTGTTAATGGAGACACGCTCAcctttggctgagctgggtgtcTTAAAGAAGCTCTGTGATCATCCTAGGCTGCTATCTGCACGAGCTTGTGGTTTGCTGAATCTAGGAGCTGCCAAATTCTCTGTTCAGGATGAAATTGAAGGGGAAGATTCCTCAGATGTAGACCATATTGATCAAATAAGTGATGATACACTGATggaagaatctggaaaaatggtatttCTAATGGACCTGCTTAAGAAACTGCGAGATGAAGGGCATCAAACTCTGGTGTTTTCCCAGTCAAGACGAATTCTAAACATCATTGAACGTCTCTTAAAGAATAGGCACTTTAAGATATTGCGAATCGATGGAACAATTACTCATCTTGTGGAACGAGAAAAAAGAATTAGTTTATTCCAGCAAAATAAAGATTACTCTGTTTTTCTGCTTACCACTCAAGTAGGTGGTGTTGGCTTAACACTAACTGCAGCAAGCAGAGTGGTCATCTTTGACCCTAGCTGGAATCCTGCAACTGATGCTCAAGCTGTGGATAGGGTTTACCGAATTGGACAGAAAGAAAATGTTGTAGTTTATAGGCTCATCACTTGTGGAACTgtagaggaaaaaatatacagaagacAGGTTTTCAAGGACTCATTAATAAGACAAACTACTGGTGATAAGAAGAACCCTTTCCGATATTTTAGTAAACAAGAATTGAGAGAGCTCTTTACAATTGAGGATTTTCAGAACTCTGCAACTCAGCTGCAGCTTCAGTCTTTGCATGCTGCTCAGAGGAGATCTGATAAGAACCTAGATGAACATATTGCCTTCCTGCACTCTTTGAGGATCGCTGGAATCTCAGACCATGACTTGATGTACACACGTGACCTGTCTGTTAAAGAAGAGCTTGATGTGATCAAAGACTCTCACTATATTCAACAAAGGGTTCAGAAAGCTCAATTCCTTGTTGAATGCGAGTCTCAAAATACAGAGCTCTTAATGGAAAGACAAAAAACGGGGAATGAGGGCATCTGGCTGAGAGAACCTGTATATCAAACAAAGAAGAAACATCCCGAAGTAAATAAACCACAGCCTCAGCCTTCATCTCGTCTACCTATTTATCACACCCAGGAAGAAGAAATCAGTTCTCTAATGGCCAGCGTAATCATTGATGATCTGCCCAAAGAGGGTGAGAAAGATCTCTCCAGGACAAAGATGAATGATACCATCCCACAAGATGGTAAGCACCCATGTGTAAGTACATTTGATGATGACTTTGTCACTAGTTTACCCAAGGGGTGTGGAGATATCGAAGAGATTTTCCCTGACTCTTTATCAGGGATGGCGCTACAAAAAGAGGCATCACAAGAGGGGTTTATGCAGGAGTCAGAGCAAGAGAGCCCTCTGGGAAGTTTTAATTATTTACCTAGCAAGTCAGCCAGTGTTGATCTTGGACCAAATCTAGATCAACTAGAGGATGATGAGATTTTACATCACTGCAATCCCTCGCCTGCTAATCCCAAAACAAAGGAATATCAAAGGCCAGAATCGAATGTATCTGTTATTAAAATAGCTGAtgatgacttagcagcagcccacAGTGCACTGCAGGATGCTCAAACAAATGAGGCCAAATTGGAAGAGGAACCTTTAGCCTCTTCAGCACAGTATGCATGTGATTTCAATCTTTTCTTGGAAGACTCTGCAGACAATGGACAAAATCTTTCCAGTCAGTTTTTGGAGCACGTGGAGAAAGAAAATAGCTTGTGTGGCTCTGCAGCTAATTCCAGAGCAGAGTCAGTGCATAGCAAAGCATGTCTCAGTGTGGATCTTTCTGAGGAAGATGATGAGCCAGAAATAGTTTAtgtgaaaatcagaagaaaagcCAGACGAATTGATTCAGATGACGAAGGTGAACATACTTTTAAAGATACTTCAAGCACAAATCCATTCAACACATCTCCCTTCCcatttttatctgtaaaacaatTTGATGCCTCAACTCCCAAAAATGACATCAGTCCACCTGGAAGTTTCTTTTCACCTAAAATATCTGAAAGTATAAATAAGTCTGTAAACTCTAGAAGATCCCTGGCTTCTAGGAGGTCTCTTATTAATGTGGTTTTAGACCACGTGGAGGATATGGAGGAAAGACTTGACAACAGCAGTGAAGCAAAGGTTGTTGAAGATAATCTGGAGGAAGGAGCAGAGGAGAGCGGTGACGAAGCCCCAGAGCACACAAAAGAAGATCCTTCCAGAGAAACACTGTCTTCAGAAAATAAATCCAGTCAATTAAGTACATCTAAGCCTGGTGCTCTGGCTCAGGAGACCTCTCCAGGTGACCCTGAGCCTTTGTCTGGTGGACAGTTGGTTGACTCTCCCCAGGATGAGGCAATGGAGGCTGTGAATGACTATGACACTCTTGTCTTGCATGGAAAAGAACTGAAAGAGTGTGGAAAAATACAGGAGGCCTTAGACTGCTTAGTTAAAGCACTTGACATAAAAAGCTCAGATCCTGAAGTCATGCTCATGACTTTAAGTTTATATAAACAACTTAATAAAACTTGA